The Porphyrobacter sp. HT-58-2 genome segment CACGAAATGACCCGTCACCACCGAAAGATCGAACCCGTCGACCAATTGCTGGTAGAAGCGGTCATAGCCGCTGATCCCCTGAGTGACGACCTTGATGAGGTAGTCCCATTCGCCGCCGATGCGGTAGAGATCGACCACGCCCGAGATTCGTTCGACATGGTTCTTGAAGGCGATTGCCCAATCCTTTGAATGGTGGGGCGTCTTGATCATCACGATTACGACCAGATCGAGACCGAGCCGTGCGAGATCGACCTTCGCCCTTTGCCCGCGCAGCACGCCCTCGCACTCCAGCCGCTGAAGGCGGCGCCAGCAGGCGTTCTGGGACAGCCCGACTTCCTCGGCCAGCGCGCGCTGGCTGAGCGAGGCATCGTGCTGGAGCGCCATCAGGATCTTGCGATCAATTTGGTCAATCTCGACGATCTGTGTGGTCATACGAACGATATCTTAGCGTGAATCTCCGAAAATCGGTAATGAAATCGCGGTCGGATTGGGAGAAAACCTGCGCATGACCAAGCCGCTCTCCTACCCCGAAGCCGACGAAGCTCACGCCCTGTTCGATGCCTTCCGCGCCGATATCCGTGCCAAACTGGCGCAAGGCACGCTGGGCCACTCGATCATCGGCAAGGGCCGGATGGTCGACGGGCCGCTCGGCCCGCAGCCGATGCTCTATGCCGATTACGCCGCATCGGGCCGGGCGCTGCGCGAGCTCGAGGATTTCGTGCTCGAACACGTCCTGCCGGTCTATGCCAACCCGCACACGCAGGCGTCCTATTGCGGCCGCGCGATCAACGCCCTGCGCCGGGCGGCGCGGGCTGAAGTAGCCCGGCTGTGCGGGGCGGGGGTGGGCGATGCGGTGATCTTCGCCGGTTCGGGCGCCACCGCGGGTCTTCAGAAGCTGGTGCGCCTGCTCGGGGCCGATCAGTGCGATGACGCAGGGCAGCGTGCTCTGGTGCTGCTTGGCCCTTACGAGCATCATTCGAACCTTCTGCCATGGCGCGAAAGCGGGGCGGAGGTGATAGCCTTGCCCGAAGACGCAGACGGTGGCCCTGGTCGCGAGGCCCTGATCGCGCAATTGCGGCGTGGTGCTGGTCGCCGGATCATTGGTGCCTTCTCCGCCGGGTCCAACGTCACCGGCGCGCTGACCGATGTCGCCGATGTCTCACGGATCGTGCAGGCGGCGGGCGGCAAGGTGATCTGGGACTATGCCGGAGCTGCGCCCTATGTCGCGATGCAGATGCA includes the following:
- a CDS encoding Lrp/AsnC family transcriptional regulator, which gives rise to MTTQIVEIDQIDRKILMALQHDASLSQRALAEEVGLSQNACWRRLQRLECEGVLRGQRAKVDLARLGLDLVVIVMIKTPHHSKDWAIAFKNHVERISGVVDLYRIGGEWDYLIKVVTQGISGYDRFYQQLVDGFDLSVVTGHFVMEEMIASRPVTLV